One Weissella ceti DNA window includes the following coding sequences:
- a CDS encoding helix-turn-helix domain-containing protein, with translation MNINDVIKQQRLASQLTQEELATELFVSRQLISNWERGKSYPNLEQIIQLSDFFNISLDELIKGDTKMTKTFDRALKLKKGLYFALGLLAVLIINGFISNVPLASTQFDIPVTKLTLVRDKTYDGGDMYRDFNTDVTATIKQTNPFIRVNPDTVFFHSDHNYIFLNATKSFNLFHIFTWSTPITIKNSIMLDNKIPNKELELEIPNANLEVVDQETSSKH, from the coding sequence ATGAATATAAATGATGTCATTAAACAACAACGCTTAGCTAGCCAACTAACCCAAGAAGAATTAGCTACAGAATTATTCGTCTCACGTCAATTAATATCTAATTGGGAACGTGGGAAAAGTTATCCTAACCTTGAACAAATCATCCAATTGAGCGACTTTTTCAACATCTCATTAGACGAACTTATCAAAGGAGATACTAAAATGACAAAGACATTCGATCGTGCCCTGAAGTTAAAGAAAGGCTTGTATTTCGCACTTGGACTACTTGCCGTTCTCATTATAAATGGATTTATCAGTAACGTTCCATTAGCAAGCACACAGTTTGACATACCAGTCACTAAACTGACTTTAGTCCGTGATAAAACATATGATGGTGGCGATATGTATCGTGACTTCAATACTGATGTTACAGCGACAATCAAACAAACCAATCCATTTATTAGAGTTAATCCTGACACTGTGTTTTTTCATTCTGATCATAACTACATATTTTTAAACGCCACAAAATCGTTTAATCTCTTTCACATTTTTACATGGTCAACACCCATAACGATCAAAAATTCTATTATGCTTGATAATAAGATTCCAAATAAAGAATTAGAGCTTGAAATACCTAATGCAAACTTGGAAGTCGTTGATCAAGAAACTTCTTCGAAACACTGA
- a CDS encoding histidine phosphatase family protein — translation MTFNLYIVRHGQTYLNKYGRMQGWSNAPLTESGVADAFAAGERLRDVKFSHAYSSDLTRAYKTAQGILARNVASGDLKQPEKLDNFREVFFGIYEGLLGTEVAKQISSEKNLEPASETYGELGLALGMDGMMDAFHETDPYHDAETAEMFWHRFDNGMIRLLEAAKDGDNILLVAHGTLIRNMAARFHDETLATSGPVDNGAISVFEVGVDEMKLKAYNDTNTVW, via the coding sequence ATGACTTTTAACTTATATATTGTACGACATGGACAAACTTACTTGAATAAGTATGGACGTATGCAAGGGTGGAGTAATGCACCTTTGACAGAAAGTGGAGTAGCTGACGCGTTTGCTGCGGGGGAGCGCCTACGCGATGTGAAGTTCTCACATGCTTATTCATCTGATTTGACTCGTGCGTATAAGACAGCACAAGGGATTTTGGCACGTAACGTTGCCAGTGGTGACTTGAAGCAACCTGAAAAGCTAGATAACTTCCGTGAAGTGTTCTTTGGAATTTATGAAGGTTTATTGGGGACTGAAGTTGCCAAGCAAATTTCAAGTGAAAAGAACTTAGAACCAGCGTCAGAGACATATGGTGAATTGGGACTAGCACTAGGGATGGACGGGATGATGGATGCATTTCATGAAACTGATCCATATCATGATGCGGAAACAGCTGAAATGTTCTGGCACCGTTTTGACAATGGAATGATTCGCTTGCTAGAAGCAGCTAAGGATGGTGACAACATCTTGCTTGTTGCCCACGGAACATTGATCCGTAACATGGCAGCTCGTTTCCATGATGAAACACTAGCCACAAGTGGTCCCGTTGATAACGGAGCGATTTCTGTCTTTGAAGTTGGTGTAGACGAAATGAAATTAAAGGCCTACAACGATACGAATACCGTGTGGTAG
- a CDS encoding ABC transporter ATP-binding protein has product MKFILSYVKKYKVDALWAFITVTIAAIASLWQPKLLQQVIQAIAEDKMSQMYPLGGQLIVIALVGLVAGALSTIFSARIAMGVAADIRADEYKKIQSFSFGNIEKFSAGNLVVRMTNDVQQVQTMVMSLFQTVLRIPMLFIGALVLALMTLPQLWWVILVMIVLIVGISMMVFTPMGKFFGSIQKYIDRTNGLAKENLQGVRVVKSFNQESREEDTFNEVADGLTNINIKIGYLFSILMPAFMLIGQLAIAVSVWFVASNVVSDPQMLGALTSFVNYLMQIMMAIVMGGFMMTFAARGMVSAGRVKEVMDTEPDLTFDPEAPAEDLRGVVEFDDVSFAYPGDDSMVLKNISFKVNPGEMVGVVGATGSGKSTLAQLIPRLYDPTEGVVKVGDEDLKKVNEGSLRQAVSFVLQRATLFSGKISDNLRHGKADATTDDMKRAARIAQAAEFVERYEDTYEHEVEERSANFSGGQKQRLSITRGVIGNPAVLILDDSTSALDAKSEKKVQEALDTELNATTKFVIAEKISSVINADRIFVMDEGRLVGEGTHAELLESSEAYREIYETQKAQEVVD; this is encoded by the coding sequence ATGAAATTCATACTTTCATATGTGAAGAAGTACAAAGTCGACGCGCTTTGGGCCTTCATCACGGTAACAATTGCAGCGATTGCAAGTTTGTGGCAACCAAAGTTACTACAACAAGTCATTCAAGCAATTGCAGAAGACAAAATGAGTCAAATGTACCCACTAGGTGGACAATTAATTGTCATCGCCTTGGTAGGTTTGGTGGCAGGAGCTTTGAGTACAATCTTCTCAGCGCGAATTGCGATGGGAGTCGCAGCTGATATTCGTGCCGATGAATATAAAAAGATTCAAAGCTTCTCATTTGGAAATATTGAAAAGTTCTCAGCGGGTAACTTAGTTGTCCGTATGACCAACGACGTGCAACAAGTTCAAACCATGGTAATGTCACTGTTCCAAACAGTGCTACGTATTCCAATGTTGTTCATTGGAGCGTTGGTATTGGCTTTGATGACATTACCACAATTGTGGTGGGTTATCTTGGTCATGATCGTTTTGATTGTTGGGATTTCAATGATGGTCTTTACGCCAATGGGTAAGTTCTTCGGTTCAATTCAAAAGTACATTGATCGTACAAATGGATTGGCTAAGGAAAACTTACAAGGTGTGCGTGTGGTTAAGTCATTTAACCAAGAATCACGTGAAGAAGACACATTTAATGAAGTTGCGGATGGTTTGACGAACATTAACATCAAGATTGGATACTTGTTCTCAATCCTAATGCCAGCATTTATGTTGATTGGTCAATTAGCAATTGCCGTATCTGTTTGGTTCGTCGCATCTAATGTTGTTTCAGACCCACAAATGTTGGGTGCGTTGACATCATTTGTTAACTACTTGATGCAAATTATGATGGCGATTGTGATGGGTGGATTCATGATGACCTTCGCTGCTCGTGGAATGGTTTCTGCTGGTCGTGTGAAGGAAGTGATGGATACTGAACCAGATTTGACATTTGATCCCGAAGCCCCTGCTGAAGACTTACGTGGTGTAGTTGAATTTGATGATGTTAGTTTTGCCTACCCAGGTGACGATTCAATGGTGCTAAAAAACATTTCATTTAAGGTTAACCCTGGTGAAATGGTTGGGGTTGTCGGAGCCACTGGTTCTGGTAAGTCTACTTTGGCCCAATTGATTCCACGTCTTTACGATCCAACTGAAGGAGTCGTAAAGGTTGGGGATGAAGATTTGAAGAAGGTCAACGAAGGATCATTGCGCCAAGCTGTTTCATTCGTCTTGCAACGTGCAACTTTGTTCTCAGGAAAGATTTCTGATAACTTGCGCCATGGTAAGGCTGATGCCACAACCGATGATATGAAGCGAGCAGCTCGTATTGCGCAAGCCGCTGAATTCGTTGAACGATATGAAGACACATATGAACACGAAGTTGAAGAACGCTCTGCTAACTTCTCTGGTGGTCAAAAGCAACGTCTATCAATTACACGTGGTGTGATTGGTAACCCAGCTGTGTTGATCCTAGACGACTCAACATCTGCCTTGGATGCGAAGTCTGAAAAGAAGGTGCAAGAAGCGTTGGATACTGAATTGAATGCGACAACTAAGTTTGTTATCGCTGAAAAGATTTCATCTGTTATTAATGCTGACCGTATCTTCGTTATGGACGAAGGTCGTTTGGTTGGTGAAGGAACTCACGCGGAATTGCTAGAATCATCAGAAGCGTACCGCGAGATTTATGAAACACAAAAAGCACAGGAGGTAGTGGACTAA
- the hflX gene encoding GTPase HflX translates to MIENEQNPRRKVILAGLERVDVDFTYQMEELANLADANNMEVVGTLTQKMERPHGGTYFGKGKVEELGELVKALDAEMVVTNDELSPSQIRNLEAGTGVSMMDRTALILDIFATRAKTKVAKLQVAIAQLQYQLPRLRTSMNVRMDQQTGGGGGSFTSRGAGETKLELNRRHIEHQISELRKELANIEADDQTRRAHREKEEIKTVALVGYTNAGKSTIMNGLVKRFGENQEKTVFQADMLFATLETAVRKINLPDKQSFLLSDTVGFVSKLPHGLVAAFKATLAEAAQADLLIQVVDYSDPDYKAMMETTTKTLKEIGVRDVPMVIAFNKADRLEDQAFPVQDNDELIMSAKSDDSLDKLIEMVRAEIFSDHVQKELMIPFSDGQVVAALNDDATVHETEYTEDGTRLVVTLTPTQVARYADYIID, encoded by the coding sequence ATGATTGAAAATGAACAAAACCCACGTCGTAAGGTTATTTTAGCCGGACTAGAACGTGTTGATGTCGATTTTACCTACCAAATGGAAGAATTGGCTAACCTAGCAGATGCCAACAACATGGAAGTTGTTGGGACTTTGACTCAAAAGATGGAACGTCCTCATGGTGGAACATACTTTGGTAAAGGTAAGGTTGAAGAATTAGGTGAGCTTGTTAAGGCACTTGATGCGGAAATGGTCGTGACTAATGATGAATTGTCACCTTCACAAATTCGTAATCTAGAAGCAGGTACTGGAGTATCAATGATGGACCGTACTGCGTTAATCCTAGATATCTTTGCAACACGTGCTAAGACAAAGGTAGCGAAGCTACAAGTTGCGATTGCGCAATTACAATACCAACTACCACGTCTACGTACATCAATGAATGTACGAATGGACCAACAAACAGGTGGTGGTGGCGGAAGTTTCACAAGTCGTGGGGCTGGTGAAACGAAGCTTGAATTGAATCGTCGTCACATTGAACACCAAATTTCTGAATTACGTAAGGAATTGGCAAACATTGAAGCTGATGATCAAACACGTCGTGCGCACCGTGAAAAGGAAGAGATTAAGACGGTTGCCTTAGTTGGGTATACTAACGCGGGTAAGTCTACAATCATGAATGGTTTGGTCAAGCGTTTTGGTGAAAACCAAGAAAAGACAGTGTTCCAAGCTGACATGTTGTTTGCGACATTGGAAACAGCGGTACGTAAGATTAACTTGCCAGACAAGCAATCATTCTTGTTGTCTGACACGGTTGGATTCGTATCTAAGTTACCGCACGGTCTAGTGGCTGCCTTTAAGGCAACCTTGGCAGAAGCAGCACAAGCTGACTTGTTGATCCAAGTCGTTGATTACTCTGACCCTGATTACAAGGCGATGATGGAAACAACAACAAAGACTTTGAAGGAAATTGGGGTACGTGATGTTCCGATGGTTATCGCCTTTAATAAAGCGGACCGTCTTGAAGACCAAGCCTTCCCAGTCCAAGATAATGATGAATTGATCATGTCTGCTAAGTCTGACGATTCATTAGACAAATTGATTGAAATGGTACGCGCAGAAATCTTTTCTGATCATGTACAAAAAGAATTGATGATTCCATTTTCTGATGGACAAGTCGTGGCGGCTTTGAATGATGACGCGACTGTGCATGAAACGGAATACACTGAAGACGGGACACGTTTGGTGGTGACGTTAACGCCAACACAAGTGGCTCGTTATGCCGATTATATTATCGACTAA